Proteins co-encoded in one Arthrobacter alpinus genomic window:
- a CDS encoding DHA2 family efflux MFS transporter permease subunit, translated as MKSAPPVGKARTIALISLFMASFMELLDATIVNVALPDIERALGAANAELQWMVASYTLALAIGLITGSRLGDIYGRKKIFIIGLVAFTVASVLCGAAMNPEMLIASRALQGFASAAMIPQVLSSLQVMYKPSERAGAMAGFSALAGVAAVSGPILGAVLTDADIFGWGWRTIFFVNIPVGIFAVICAIKFVPESKAPVRHKLDLSGVVILAVGMMAILYPLTMGREEGWPLWTYLSMVFGVLVLAGFVLLQRREEKRGGEPLVAVSLFKSRPFAAGIVMMFLFFIPMNGFFLIQTLFLQVGLEYPILKAGLTMIPFSIMVPILAGISAAILAKKIGRVVLQLGPLVIAVGFIVLIFTVQSVGGTVTPWHLLAGLALSGAGFGMVVAPVGIFVLSEVPTKFAGSASGLFNTTSQLAGALGVAIIGTIYFNSLEASTGTSQSAVFIDGFTFTMWIMAAGMVLASLAASFLPRWANDSDVSGPVDLVDA; from the coding sequence ATGAAATCTGCCCCGCCCGTCGGCAAGGCACGCACCATCGCCCTCATCTCCTTGTTCATGGCCTCGTTCATGGAACTCCTTGATGCCACCATCGTCAACGTCGCACTGCCGGACATCGAGCGTGCTCTGGGCGCTGCGAATGCCGAACTGCAGTGGATGGTGGCTTCCTACACCTTGGCTTTGGCCATTGGCTTGATCACCGGTTCCCGTTTGGGCGACATTTACGGGCGCAAAAAGATCTTCATCATCGGTCTTGTTGCCTTCACTGTGGCCTCAGTGCTGTGTGGAGCGGCCATGAACCCGGAAATGCTCATTGCCTCCCGTGCCCTCCAGGGCTTCGCCTCGGCGGCCATGATTCCGCAGGTGCTCTCCAGCCTGCAGGTTATGTACAAGCCGTCCGAGCGGGCCGGGGCCATGGCAGGGTTCTCCGCACTTGCCGGCGTTGCCGCCGTCTCCGGACCCATCCTGGGTGCCGTGCTAACAGATGCCGATATCTTCGGCTGGGGCTGGCGCACCATCTTCTTCGTCAACATCCCCGTTGGAATCTTCGCCGTCATCTGCGCCATCAAATTCGTTCCAGAGTCCAAGGCGCCGGTGCGGCACAAACTTGACCTGTCCGGCGTCGTTATTCTGGCGGTGGGCATGATGGCGATTCTCTATCCGCTGACCATGGGACGCGAGGAAGGGTGGCCGCTGTGGACCTACCTCTCCATGGTGTTTGGTGTGCTGGTGCTGGCGGGATTTGTGCTGCTGCAGCGCCGCGAGGAAAAGCGTGGCGGCGAGCCGCTGGTAGCTGTTTCGCTGTTCAAGAGCCGCCCGTTTGCCGCCGGTATTGTGATGATGTTCTTGTTCTTCATCCCCATGAACGGCTTCTTCTTGATCCAGACCCTGTTCCTGCAGGTGGGTCTGGAATATCCCATCCTGAAGGCCGGGCTGACCATGATCCCGTTCTCCATCATGGTGCCGATCCTGGCTGGCATCTCCGCTGCAATTCTGGCCAAGAAAATTGGTCGTGTGGTGCTGCAGCTGGGGCCGCTGGTCATCGCCGTCGGATTCATCGTGCTGATCTTCACTGTTCAGTCCGTGGGCGGCACCGTCACTCCCTGGCACCTGCTGGCTGGTCTGGCGCTCAGTGGCGCCGGCTTCGGTATGGTCGTGGCACCCGTGGGTATCTTCGTGCTCTCGGAAGTTCCAACCAAGTTCGCCGGCAGCGCCTCAGGCCTGTTTAACACCACCAGCCAACTCGCCGGTGCCCTGGGTGTTGCCATCATCGGCACCATTTACTTCAACTCGCTCGAAGCCAGCACCGGCACCAGCCAGTCGGCAGTGTTCATCGACGGCTTCACGTTTACCATGTGGATCATGGCCGCAGGCATGGTGCTCGCGTCCTTGGCGGCGTCGTTCCTGCCACGCTGGGCCAACGATTCAGATGTTTCCGGGCCCGTGGACTTGGTTGACGCCTGA